The Coregonus clupeaformis isolate EN_2021a unplaced genomic scaffold, ASM2061545v1 scaf0087, whole genome shotgun sequence genome includes a window with the following:
- the LOC121557808 gene encoding zinc finger protein 271-like — translation MSEPGSGCGVPAQRSSQRGPEMLSVKLEDCSQTLELNVIVKEEEEEREIKEEDEENCDSGESSNPGSDSKSSPTASGNHKQCRQKPQPCCSDSFICPTHLKSNKQTPKRRKRCPCSQCGKSFNRTGDLKRHQRSHSKNKPYHCARCGEGFTQLGSLKSHQRIHTGEKPYHCSQCGKSFNRSGNLTEHQRVHTGEKPHHCTQCGKCFSRAGILKSHKRTHTGEKPFHCSACGKSFTREVSLKNHQRVHTGEKPFLCSTCGRGFSEKVNLNRHERVHSEEKPYHCTTCGKSFNHSGSLKEHQRIHTGEKPYHCTQCGKNFRFAGDLKNHQRSHSKEKPYHCSLCGKSFNQPGNLKSHQRIHIEVKPTCTLNVIVKEEDGESEINKVKREVEENNGVVDPGTSRLPGRGSYPCPQCGKNFSSSSNLKNHQRVHTGEKPFHCSACGKRFREKAHLKRHEIVHSGEKPYHCFQCGKSFREADTLQKHQRIHTGKKPHHCSLCGKSFNHSGSLKEHQRIHSGEKPYHCTQCGKSFNHSGTFKKHRQRHIGEKPTCNFNVIVKEEEGDDTLNVIVKEEDGDCTLNVIVKEEEGEREIDEKEKREVEEEEDNSGVVDPGTSRLPGRGRYPCPQCGKNFSSSSNLKNHQRVHTGEKPFHCSACGKSFSEKANLKRHEIVHEKEKREVEEEGENNGVVDPDSSRLPGRGIYPCPQCGKNFSSPSNLKNHQKVHTGEKPYHCSQCGKSFSEKANLKRHEIVHSGEKPYHCTQCGKNFRVADTLQKHQRIHTGEKPNHCYFCGKGFDNLGSLKEHQRIHSGEKPYHCTQCGKSFNYSGNFKKHQRIHMGENPTFTRNVIVKEEEGEQIHIKEEEGEVEVEEREVKEEAT, via the exons ATGTCAGAACCGGGTTCTGGCTGTGGTGTTCCAGCCCAGAGAAGCTCACAGCGGGGTCCAGAGATGCTGTCAGTGAAGCTGGaggactgcagtcaaacactcgAACTCAATGTGAttgtgaaagaggaggaggaggagagagaaatcaAGGAAGAGGACGAAGAAAACTGTGACTCAG GAGAGAGCTCCAACCCAGGCTCAGACAGCAAGTCCAGTCCCACAGCATCAGGAAATCATAAACAATGCAGACAGAAGCCCCAACCCTGCTGTAGCGACAGTTTTATTTGTCCAACTCACCTCAAATCAAACAAACAGACTCCCAAAAGAAGAAAGAGATGCCCCTGCtcccaatgtgggaagagtttcaatcGGACAGGAGACCTAAAGCGTCATCAGAGATCACACAGTAAAAATAAGCCTTACCACTGCGCTCGATGTGGGGAGGGATTCACTCAGCTAGGAAGTCTAAAAAGTCATCAGAGAATAcatacaggggagaagccttaccactgctcccagtgtgggaagagctttaatCGTTCAGGAAACCTTACAGAACATCAAAGAGTACATACAGGGGAGAAGCCTCACCACTGCACCCAATGTGGGAAGTGTTTCAGTCGGGCAGGAATTCTAAAGAGTCATAAGagaactcacacaggagagaaacctttccaCTGCTCTgcttgtgggaagagttttacaaGGGAAGTAAGCCTAAAGAATCATCAAAGAGTACACACCGGAGAGAAACCTTTCCTCTGCTCCACATGTGGGAGGGGTTTCAGTGAGAAAGTAAACCTTAATAGACACGAGAGAGTACATAGTgaagagaagccttaccactgcaccACATGTGGGAAGAGCTTTAATCACTCAGGAAGCCTTAAGGAACACCAGAGAATACATACAGGggagaaaccttaccactgcaCTCAGTGTGGAAAGAATTTTCGTTTTGCTGGAGATCTAAAGAATCATCAGAGATCACACAGTaaggagaagccttaccactgctctctttgtgggaagagtttcaatcAACCAGGAAACCTAAAGAGTCATCAGCGAATACACATAGAAGTGAAGCCTACTTGTACTCTCAATGTGATTGTCAAAGAGGAGGATGGTGAGAGTGAAATCAATAAGGTAAAGAGAGAAGTTGAAGAAAATAATGGTGTAGTTGACCCAGGTACATCAAGACTACCTGGTCGAGGGAGTTACCCCTGCCCTCAATGTGGGAAGAATTTTAGTTCCTCAAGTAATCTAAAGAATCATCAAagagtacacacaggagagaaacctttccactgctcagcatgtgggaagcGTTTCCGTGAGAAAGCACACCTTAAGAGACATGAGATAGTGCATagtggagagaagccttaccactgcttccaatgtgggaagagtttccgTGAGGCAGATACCCTACAGaaacaccagagaattcacacaggaaagaagcctcaccactgctctctttGTGGGAAGAGCTTTAATCATTCAGGAAGTCTTAAGGAACATCAAAGAATACATAGtggggagaagccttaccactgcacccaatgtgggaagagcttcaatcattcaggaaccTTTAAGAAACATCGGCAAAGACACATTGGAGAGAAACCTACCTGTAATTTCAATGTGATTGTCAAAGAGGAGGAGGGTGACGATACTCTCAATGTGATTGTCAAAGAGGAAGATGGTGACTGTACTCTTAATGTGATTGTcaaagaggaggagggtgagagggaaATCGATGAGAAGGAAAAGAGAGAagttgaggaagaggaggacaatAGTGGTGTAGTTGACCCAGGTACATCAAGACTACCTGGTCGTGGTCGTTACCCCTGCCCTCAATGTGGGAAGAATTTTAGTTCCTCAAGTAATCTAAAGAATCATCAAagagtacacacaggagagaaacctttccactgctcagcatgtgggaagagtttcagtgAGAAAGCAAACCTTAAGAGACATGAGATAGTACATGAGAAGGAAAAGAGAGAAGTTGAGGAAGAGGGGGAAAATAATGGTGTAGTTGACCCAGATTCATCAAGACTACCTGGACGTGGGATTTACCCCTGTCCTCAATGTGGGAAGAATTTTAGTTCCCCAAGTAATCTAAAGAATCATCAAAaagtacacactggagagaagccttaccactgctcccaatgtgggaagagtttcagtgAGAAAGCAAACCTTAAGAGACACGAGATAGTGCAcagtggagagaagccttaccactgcaccCAATGTGGGAAGAATTTCCGTGTGGCAGATACCCTACAGAAACACCAGAGaatccacacaggagagaagcctaaCCACTGCTATTTTTGTGGGAAGGGCTTTGATAATTTAGGAAGCCTTAAGGAACATCAAAGAATACAcagtggagagaagccttaccactgcacccaatgtgggaagagcttcaattaTTCAGGAAATTTTAAGAAACATCAAAGAATACATATGGGAGAGAATCCTACTTTTACTCGCAATGTGATTGtcaaagaggaggagggagaacagaTACACATtaaggaagaagaaggagaagttgaggtagaggagagagaagtgaaGGAAGAGGCGACATAA